From one Sphingomonas sp. BT-65 genomic stretch:
- a CDS encoding class I SAM-dependent methyltransferase encodes MRYAIAAALLLAAAAPLAAQKVTPAITAALADTSRPAEQRARDAARKPAEILAFAGIKPGQKVADFVMGGGYWTRILSPLVGAKGKVYAYQPAEFIKFRAAYGEEQKTAVAGLANTVALSDSFGALVFPEPLDAIITVQNYHDLFLAPFPKGTGEAVTRKLYNSLKPGGVLLVVDHVANADPENKAPTALHRIDPNVARRELEKAGFRFAGKLDVLRNTTDPHTANVFDASIRGKTDQFVFKFVRPRT; translated from the coding sequence ATGAGATACGCCATTGCCGCCGCGCTGCTGCTCGCCGCCGCCGCGCCGCTCGCCGCGCAGAAGGTGACGCCGGCGATCACCGCCGCGCTCGCCGACACCTCGCGCCCGGCCGAACAGCGCGCGCGCGACGCCGCGCGCAAGCCCGCCGAGATCCTGGCCTTTGCCGGGATCAAGCCGGGGCAGAAGGTCGCGGACTTCGTGATGGGTGGCGGGTATTGGACCCGCATCCTGTCGCCGCTCGTCGGGGCGAAGGGCAAGGTCTATGCCTATCAGCCCGCCGAGTTCATCAAGTTCCGCGCAGCCTATGGCGAGGAGCAGAAGACCGCGGTCGCCGGGCTCGCCAACACCGTGGCGCTGAGCGACAGCTTCGGCGCGCTGGTCTTCCCCGAGCCGCTCGACGCGATCATCACCGTGCAGAATTATCACGACCTGTTCCTTGCGCCCTTCCCCAAGGGCACCGGCGAAGCGGTGACGCGCAAGCTATACAATTCGCTGAAGCCCGGCGGGGTGCTGCTGGTGGTCGACCATGTCGCCAACGCCGATCCCGAGAACAAGGCGCCGACCGCGCTCCACCGCATCGACCCCAATGTCGCGCGGCGCGAGCTCGAAAAGGCCGGCTTCCGCTTCGCCGGCAAGCTCGATGTGCTGCGCAACACCACCGATCCGCACACCGCGAACGTGTTCGACGCCTCGATCCGCGGCAAGACCGACCAGTTCGTGTTCAAGTTCGTGCGGCCGCGCACATGA
- a CDS encoding serine hydrolase produces the protein MIRAAILAVALAAAPQAWGNAAVEAELAAIGKPAAVFVIGDGPGQGYAEGLADPATGRELTVDTPVRIASNTKTFTAAAVLRLWEQGRIDLDAPIGGLINPRLNRILRADGYDTKAITVRHLLSHSGGLYDHGGDKRFVESLMTNPGKLWTREALVKLATDYADPQSKPGTEFRYSDTGYILLGDIVERITGKTLATSVRALLKLDTLGLSATWWEIYEAPPRGAEGRAHQFIGDRDVTAVDPSMDLFGGGGQLMSARDLATFFKALFEGRVFDKPGTIKEMLWKGPHKNADTYRLGIFVQHTPKGERYWHSGFWGTYAAYAPASGIALGAVTTKQGTKPLMPLVDRLMQQAP, from the coding sequence ATGATCCGTGCCGCGATTCTCGCCGTCGCACTCGCCGCGGCCCCGCAGGCATGGGGCAACGCGGCGGTCGAGGCCGAGCTGGCGGCGATCGGCAAACCGGCGGCGGTGTTCGTGATCGGCGACGGGCCCGGCCAGGGCTATGCCGAGGGCCTGGCCGATCCGGCGACCGGCCGCGAGCTCACCGTCGACACGCCGGTGCGCATCGCGAGCAACACCAAGACCTTCACCGCCGCCGCGGTGCTGCGGCTATGGGAGCAGGGCCGGATCGACCTCGACGCGCCGATCGGCGGGCTGATCAACCCGCGGCTGAATCGCATCTTGCGCGCCGACGGCTATGATACCAAGGCGATCACCGTCCGCCACCTGCTCAGCCACAGCGGCGGGCTGTACGATCATGGCGGCGACAAGCGCTTCGTCGAATCGCTGATGACCAACCCCGGCAAGCTGTGGACGCGCGAGGCGCTGGTGAAGCTCGCCACCGACTATGCCGATCCGCAGAGCAAGCCGGGCACCGAGTTCCGCTATTCGGACACCGGCTACATCCTGCTCGGCGACATCGTCGAGCGGATCACCGGCAAGACGCTCGCCACCTCGGTCCGCGCGCTGCTCAAGCTCGACACGCTCGGGCTCAGCGCAACCTGGTGGGAGATTTACGAGGCGCCGCCCAGGGGCGCCGAGGGCCGCGCGCACCAGTTCATCGGCGACAGGGACGTGACCGCGGTCGATCCCTCGATGGACCTGTTCGGCGGCGGCGGGCAGCTCATGTCGGCGCGCGACCTCGCCACCTTCTTCAAGGCGCTGTTCGAGGGCCGCGTGTTCGACAAGCCCGGCACGATCAAGGAAATGCTGTGGAAGGGGCCGCACAAGAATGCGGATACCTACCGCCTCGGCATCTTCGTCCAGCACACGCCCAAGGGCGAGCGCTACTGGCACAGCGGCTTCTGGGGCACCTATGCCGCCTATGCCCCCGCGAGCGGCATTGCGCTGGGCGCGGTGACGACGAAGCAGGGCACCAAGCCGCTGATGCCGCTGGTCGACAGGCTGATGCAGCAGGCGCCGTAG
- a CDS encoding alpha/beta fold hydrolase — MFNRIRSHLLVAAAALITPLAAQAQTAPAAAAQPAPVRSGTVEIAGIAYYYEVRGEGEPLLLLHGGLGSGAMFDPVLPRLGAGRQVILVDLQGHGRTTLGDRPIDLAAMGRDMDVLLGKLGYKQVDVMGYSMGGGVAFQLAVQAPARVRRLALLSMTHATSGIQPEMIPMQRQLSGKMAPMMKDTPMYTGYMALAPKPEDFPRLLDRMGDLMRRDFDWSAQVKQLSMPVMLVVGDADMWRPEATVEFFKLLGGGQRDGGWQREHMTRHRLAILPGRTHYDIFLAPELTATVRPFLDGKESRADWQ, encoded by the coding sequence ATGTTCAATCGCATTCGTTCGCACCTGCTGGTCGCCGCCGCTGCGCTGATCACGCCCCTTGCCGCCCAGGCCCAGACCGCGCCGGCGGCCGCGGCGCAGCCCGCGCCGGTCCGCTCCGGCACGGTCGAGATCGCGGGAATCGCCTATTATTACGAGGTTCGCGGCGAGGGCGAGCCGCTGCTCCTCCTGCATGGCGGGCTCGGTTCCGGCGCGATGTTCGATCCGGTCCTGCCCAGGCTCGGCGCCGGGCGGCAGGTGATCCTGGTCGATCTCCAGGGCCATGGCCGCACCACGCTGGGCGATCGCCCGATCGATCTCGCGGCGATGGGCCGCGACATGGACGTGCTGCTCGGCAAGCTCGGTTACAAGCAGGTCGATGTGATGGGCTATTCGATGGGCGGGGGCGTCGCCTTCCAGCTCGCGGTCCAGGCGCCCGCGCGCGTGCGGCGGCTGGCGCTGCTGTCGATGACGCATGCCACCTCGGGCATCCAGCCGGAAATGATCCCGATGCAGCGGCAGCTCAGCGGCAAGATGGCGCCGATGATGAAGGACACCCCGATGTACACGGGCTATATGGCGCTGGCGCCCAAGCCCGAGGATTTCCCGCGGCTGCTCGATCGCATGGGCGATCTGATGCGCCGCGACTTCGACTGGTCGGCGCAGGTCAAGCAGCTCAGCATGCCGGTCATGCTGGTGGTCGGCGACGCCGATATGTGGCGGCCCGAAGCGACGGTCGAGTTCTTCAAGCTGCTCGGCGGCGGTCAGCGCGACGGCGGGTGGCAGCGCGAGCACATGACCCGGCACCGCCTCGCGATCCTGCCCGGCCGCACGCACTACGACATCTTCCTCGCGCCCGAGCTGACGGCGACGGTGCGGCCGTTCCTCGACGGCAAGGAAAGCCGCGCCGACTGGCAGTGA
- a CDS encoding outer membrane protein, which yields MRFFAKTLILPAVLAAAPAIAQDAEPFTGPSVVAVAGVDHASGAGVDDTGFLYGGAVTYDLGAGQVRYGVEAEITGSTKGGCESGLVVTGDRSCYNTGRDFYAGGRLGVVVGQNVLLYGKAGYTNARLSGTYNDPATAATPDVRFGDNNDGYRLGAGAEFNAGKFLIRTEYRFSDYSDVAGARHQGVVGLGYRF from the coding sequence ATGCGATTCTTCGCCAAAACCCTGATTCTGCCCGCGGTTCTCGCCGCGGCCCCTGCCATTGCGCAGGACGCTGAGCCCTTCACCGGTCCCAGCGTCGTGGCGGTCGCCGGCGTCGACCATGCCAGCGGCGCCGGCGTCGACGACACCGGCTTCCTGTACGGCGGCGCGGTCACCTATGACCTGGGCGCGGGCCAGGTGCGCTACGGCGTCGAGGCCGAGATTACCGGCTCCACCAAGGGCGGCTGTGAAAGCGGCCTCGTCGTGACGGGCGATCGCAGCTGCTACAATACCGGGCGCGATTTCTATGCCGGCGGCCGCCTCGGCGTGGTGGTGGGGCAGAATGTGCTGCTCTACGGCAAGGCCGGCTACACCAATGCCCGTCTCAGCGGCACCTACAACGACCCGGCTACGGCCGCGACGCCCGATGTCCGTTTCGGCGACAATAATGACGGTTACCGCCTGGGCGCGGGTGCCGAGTTCAACGCCGGCAAGTTCCTGATCCGCACCGAATATCGCTTCTCCGACTATTCGGACGTCGCCGGCGCCCGCCATCAGGGCGTGGTCGGTCTCGGCTACCGCTTCTGA
- a CDS encoding CHASE3 domain-containing protein, producing the protein MGDARRDRGLIALIIGFAIVATAVVGVLLMFRANQRAQRQVVHTLTVQETLSRTLSHLQDAETGTRGYYITRDLEYLQPYLDGRRGLDGDLRLLARQLLDNPDQMARVAALGSCVQERLRTLEIGVADARQNQFERSRQLVRSGTGKRQMDRCRALVREMKGEEQRLLAVRDADLRRWSNRLTAWLVFSAIAVFALAWYATRDARRRARAALAAGDALLAANRQLTEEIENRAAAEAQVRQMQKMESIGQLTGGIAHDFNNMLAIIIGSLDMAKRRFENDRAKALACIDNAMEGAERAAQLTARLLAFSRQQPLAPRALDANKLVGGMSELLRRTIGENIRIETVLAGGLWPAFIDGAQLENAVLNLCVNGRDAMPDGGRLTIETANTHLDDAYAATHDEVTPGQYVMVSVTDTGTGMPPHVIERAFDPFYTTKGVGKGTGLGLSQVFGFVKQSGGHVKIYSEPDVGTTVKLYVPRHFGEAEATGAAAVPADLPRAREDEIVLVVEDEENVRHMSVDALRELGYVVVQASDANQALTVLEIQPRIDLLFTDIVMPDMNGRILSDLARGKRPDLKVLYTTGYTRNAIVHNGMLDHDVAFLAKPFTLQQLALKVREVLDA; encoded by the coding sequence ATGGGGGACGCTCGTCGCGACCGCGGACTGATCGCGCTGATCATCGGCTTCGCCATCGTGGCGACGGCGGTTGTCGGCGTGCTGCTGATGTTCCGCGCCAACCAGCGCGCTCAGCGCCAGGTGGTCCACACGCTCACCGTGCAGGAGACGCTGAGCCGGACCCTGTCGCATCTCCAGGATGCCGAGACCGGCACCCGCGGCTACTACATCACGCGCGACCTCGAATATCTTCAACCCTATCTCGACGGGCGCCGCGGCCTCGACGGCGACCTGCGGCTGCTCGCCCGGCAGCTGCTGGACAATCCGGACCAGATGGCCCGCGTCGCGGCCTTGGGAAGCTGCGTCCAGGAGCGGCTCCGGACGCTGGAGATCGGGGTCGCCGACGCGCGGCAGAATCAGTTCGAGCGCTCGCGGCAGCTGGTGCGGTCGGGCACCGGCAAGCGGCAGATGGATCGCTGCCGCGCGCTGGTCCGTGAGATGAAGGGCGAGGAGCAGCGGCTGCTCGCGGTGCGCGACGCTGATCTGCGGCGCTGGTCCAACCGGCTGACGGCCTGGCTGGTGTTCAGCGCGATCGCGGTCTTCGCGCTGGCTTGGTACGCCACGCGCGATGCGCGCCGGCGGGCCAGAGCCGCGCTCGCTGCCGGCGACGCGCTGCTCGCCGCCAACCGCCAGCTGACCGAGGAGATCGAGAACCGTGCAGCCGCGGAGGCGCAGGTGCGGCAGATGCAGAAGATGGAATCGATCGGCCAGCTCACCGGCGGGATCGCGCACGACTTCAACAACATGCTCGCGATCATCATCGGCAGCCTCGACATGGCCAAGCGCCGCTTCGAAAATGATCGCGCCAAGGCGCTCGCCTGCATCGACAACGCCATGGAAGGCGCCGAGCGCGCCGCGCAGCTCACCGCGCGTCTGCTCGCCTTCTCGCGCCAGCAGCCGCTCGCCCCCAGAGCGCTCGACGCGAACAAGCTGGTCGGCGGCATGTCCGAGCTGCTGCGGCGGACGATCGGGGAGAATATTCGGATCGAGACCGTGCTCGCGGGCGGGCTGTGGCCGGCCTTCATCGACGGTGCGCAGCTCGAGAATGCGGTGCTCAACCTGTGCGTCAACGGCCGCGACGCGATGCCCGATGGCGGCCGGCTGACGATCGAGACCGCCAACACCCATCTCGACGATGCCTATGCCGCCACGCATGACGAGGTGACGCCGGGGCAATATGTCATGGTCTCGGTCACCGATACCGGCACCGGCATGCCGCCGCACGTGATCGAGCGCGCGTTCGATCCCTTCTACACGACCAAGGGCGTGGGGAAGGGCACCGGCCTCGGCCTCAGCCAGGTGTTCGGGTTCGTCAAGCAGTCGGGCGGGCATGTGAAGATCTATTCCGAGCCCGATGTCGGCACCACGGTGAAGCTCTACGTCCCGCGCCATTTCGGCGAGGCGGAGGCGACGGGAGCCGCCGCCGTGCCGGCCGACCTGCCCCGCGCCAGGGAGGACGAGATCGTCCTGGTGGTCGAGGACGAAGAGAATGTGCGGCACATGTCGGTCGATGCGCTGCGCGAGCTCGGCTATGTCGTGGTTCAGGCGAGCGACGCCAACCAGGCGCTGACCGTGCTCGAGATCCAGCCGCGCATCGACCTGTTGTTTACCGACATCGTCATGCCCGACATGAACGGGCGCATCCTCTCCGATCTCGCGCGCGGGAAGCGGCCGGACCTCAAGGTGCTCTACACCACCGGCTACACGCGCAACGCGATCGTCCACAACGGCATGCTCGACCATGACGTCGCCTTCCTCGCCAAGCCGTTCACGCTGCAGCAGCTGGCGCTGAAGGTGCGCGAGGTGCTCGACGCCTGA
- a CDS encoding F0F1 ATP synthase subunit B: MAEDPVAHNLSQAEHGKGMTLPPESGAKALTTEEGAHHPEPASFGIVDATVWVSIAMAAFIAILLWKKVPGLITRGLDSQIAAIKARLDEAKALRDEAEALRDEYARKIASVEVQAAEMVAHADEEAKALVAKAKKDADELVKRRGKMAEDKIAAAERAALDAVRARAADAAAKAAASIIAQKHDAGADKALVDDTIAGLSRLN, from the coding sequence ATGGCTGAGGATCCCGTGGCGCACAATCTGAGCCAGGCCGAGCATGGCAAGGGTATGACCCTGCCCCCCGAGAGCGGTGCCAAGGCCCTGACCACCGAGGAAGGCGCGCATCATCCCGAGCCGGCGAGCTTCGGCATCGTCGACGCCACCGTCTGGGTGTCGATCGCGATGGCGGCGTTCATCGCCATCCTGCTGTGGAAGAAGGTTCCGGGTCTTATCACCCGCGGCCTCGACAGCCAGATCGCGGCGATCAAGGCGCGGCTCGACGAAGCCAAGGCGCTGCGCGACGAGGCCGAGGCGCTGCGCGACGAATATGCGCGCAAGATCGCCAGCGTCGAGGTGCAGGCGGCCGAGATGGTCGCGCATGCCGATGAAGAGGCGAAGGCGCTGGTCGCCAAGGCCAAGAAGGACGCCGACGAGCTGGTCAAGCGCCGCGGCAAGATGGCCGAGGACAAGATCGCTGCGGCCGAGCGCGCCGCGCTCGACGCGGTCCGCGCCCGTGCCGCCGATGCGGCGGCCAAGGCGGCGGCGTCGATCATCGCGCAGAAGCATGATGCCGGCGCCGACAAGGCGCTGGTCGACGATACCATCGCAGGGCTCTCGCGGCTCAACTAG
- a CDS encoding ATPase produces the protein MPQISQLAATWASQLFWLLLTFGIVYFFIGRGMAPKVQATVDQRDQTVAADLRAAEAARAAADAAEETWRGHENAAREAAQKKLAEARGKAAAATEKQLAKAGGEIDAKVAEAEARIAAASQAAQSEIEAVAAEAAQDIVAKVSGAKVSAAEAKTAVKAAING, from the coding sequence ATGCCTCAAATCTCGCAACTCGCGGCGACCTGGGCGTCACAGCTGTTCTGGCTGCTGCTGACCTTCGGCATCGTCTATTTCTTCATCGGCCGGGGCATGGCGCCCAAGGTCCAGGCGACCGTGGATCAGCGCGACCAGACCGTCGCCGCCGATCTCAGGGCTGCCGAGGCCGCGCGCGCCGCTGCCGACGCCGCCGAGGAAACCTGGCGCGGGCATGAGAATGCGGCGCGCGAGGCGGCGCAGAAGAAGCTCGCCGAGGCGCGCGGCAAGGCCGCCGCGGCGACCGAGAAGCAGCTCGCCAAGGCGGGCGGCGAGATCGACGCCAAGGTCGCCGAGGCGGAGGCGCGCATCGCCGCCGCCTCGCAGGCCGCGCAAAGCGAGATCGAGGCGGTCGCCGCCGAAGCCGCGCAGGACATCGTCGCCAAGGTTTCCGGCGCGAAGGTGTCGGCGGCCGAGGCGAAGACGGCTGTGAAGGCAGCGATCAATGGCTGA
- a CDS encoding F0F1 ATP synthase subunit C, translating to MSPEAAKLIGAGLAAIGAGMAAIGVGTVFGQFLEGALRNPGAADGQQGRLFIGFAAAELLGLLAFVVAMILIFVA from the coding sequence ATCAGCCCGGAAGCGGCGAAGCTCATCGGCGCCGGCCTGGCCGCCATCGGCGCGGGCATGGCCGCGATCGGCGTGGGCACCGTCTTCGGCCAGTTCCTCGAGGGCGCGCTGCGCAATCCGGGTGCGGCCGATGGCCAGCAGGGCCGTCTGTTCATCGGCTTCGCGGCCGCCGAGCTTCTCGGCCTGCTCGCGTTCGTCGTGGCGATGATCCTGATCTTCGTCGCGTAA
- a CDS encoding F0F1 ATP synthase subunit A produces MADESGKIDPMHQFEVQTIWDGFNIAGHQIAFTNSAMWMLVTVVVLWVFMAGGMKQAVVPGRWQMLVENFTGFIAKLVDENIGKGGRKYLPYIFSLFMFILFANLLGLLPLGIFGVHPFTFTSHFTITGVLAIMSFSIVLIVGFWKHGLKFFSLFVPHGTPPLMIPLIFLIELISFLFRPFSLGLRLFVAMTAGHILLKVLAGFVINSGAASPLWGGVVGIPSFALMVGISALEVLVAGIQAYVFALLTSLYIHDAEHLH; encoded by the coding sequence GTGGCTGACGAATCTGGCAAGATCGACCCGATGCACCAGTTCGAGGTGCAGACGATCTGGGACGGCTTCAATATCGCGGGACATCAGATCGCCTTCACCAATTCGGCGATGTGGATGCTCGTCACCGTCGTCGTGCTGTGGGTGTTCATGGCCGGCGGCATGAAGCAGGCCGTGGTTCCGGGCCGCTGGCAGATGCTGGTCGAGAATTTCACCGGCTTCATCGCCAAGCTGGTCGACGAGAATATCGGCAAGGGCGGACGCAAATACCTGCCCTACATCTTCTCGCTGTTCATGTTCATCCTGTTCGCCAACCTGCTCGGGCTGCTGCCGCTGGGCATCTTCGGCGTCCACCCCTTCACCTTCACCAGCCACTTCACGATCACCGGCGTGCTGGCGATCATGTCGTTCTCGATCGTGCTGATCGTCGGCTTCTGGAAGCACGGCCTGAAGTTCTTCAGCCTGTTCGTGCCGCACGGCACGCCGCCGCTGATGATCCCGCTGATCTTCCTGATCGAGCTGATCTCGTTCCTGTTCCGCCCCTTCTCGCTGGGCCTGCGACTGTTCGTCGCGATGACCGCGGGGCATATCCTGCTCAAGGTGCTGGCGGGCTTCGTGATCAATTCCGGCGCCGCGAGCCCGTTGTGGGGCGGCGTGGTCGGCATCCCCAGCTTCGCGCTGATGGTCGGCATCTCGGCGCTCGAAGTGCTGGTCGCCGGCATCCAGGCCTATGTCTTTGCGCTGCTCACGTCGCTGTACATCCACGACGCCGAGCATCTGCACTGA
- a CDS encoding AtpZ/AtpI family protein: protein MAENEPGLDPLKEDARITSLNERLAQAQTDEAIRKGEGQDKGEASYRLGNRVLSLLIGGLVGGALIGWLLDRLLGTSPWLLLVMLFLGIASAFRNIIKISNQRSK, encoded by the coding sequence ATGGCCGAGAACGAGCCCGGACTGGACCCCCTCAAGGAGGATGCGCGCATCACCTCGCTCAACGAGCGGCTGGCGCAGGCGCAAACCGACGAGGCGATCCGCAAGGGCGAGGGGCAAGACAAGGGCGAAGCAAGCTATCGCCTGGGAAACCGAGTCCTGAGCCTGCTGATCGGCGGTCTGGTGGGAGGAGCGTTGATCGGGTGGCTGCTCGATCGGCTGCTCGGCACCTCTCCCTGGCTCCTGCTGGTGATGCTGTTCCTCGGAATCGCATCCGCCTTCAGGAACATCATCAAGATTTCGAACCAGCGCTCGAAGTGA
- a CDS encoding VOC family protein has product MRRLAAGRVRGMIPSLALECRHMQFPQACPEVPVADLASGLAYYRDRLGFTEDWSDLELGLAGVSRGDARLFLADAGYRATLGNDAPILLWINLANRDEVDALHAQWQEAGVAIPWPPTAQPYKLYEFFARDDDGNHLRVFYDFGWEESG; this is encoded by the coding sequence ATGCGGCGCTTGGCTGCCGGGCGCGTTCGCGGCATGATCCCGAGCCTCGCCCTGGAGTGCCGCCACATGCAGTTCCCGCAGGCCTGCCCCGAAGTCCCGGTCGCCGACCTCGCATCCGGACTCGCCTATTATCGCGACCGGCTCGGCTTCACCGAGGACTGGTCGGACCTGGAGCTCGGCCTCGCCGGTGTGTCGCGCGGCGATGCGCGGCTGTTCCTCGCCGATGCCGGCTATCGCGCGACCCTCGGCAACGACGCGCCGATCCTGTTGTGGATCAATCTCGCCAACCGCGACGAGGTCGACGCGCTCCATGCGCAATGGCAGGAGGCGGGTGTTGCGATCCCGTGGCCACCGACCGCACAGCCTTACAAGCTCTACGAATTCTTCGCGCGAGACGACGACGGCAATCACCTGCGCGTCTTCTATGATTTCGGCTGGGAGGAAAGCGGCTGA
- the radC gene encoding DNA repair protein RadC yields the protein MGAADSEGITDGTGHRARLRQRLLTDGEGLLDHELVEYLLALAIPRRDTKPLAKALLHEFGGIAGLLTADAEAIARVPGMGETSVAALKIAHAAALRLLRGEVAARPVLANWQALLDYLRADMAHHAIERVRVLHMNSRNMLIRDELMQEGSVDEAPVYVREVIRRAIDLGSAAIILVHNHPSGDPAPSRADIELTRNIVEAGKRLGIAVHDHLIIGTEGHSSLRSMGLM from the coding sequence ATGGGGGCAGCCGACAGCGAGGGAATCACCGACGGCACCGGCCATCGCGCGCGGTTGCGGCAGCGCCTGCTGACCGACGGCGAGGGGCTGCTCGACCACGAGCTGGTCGAATATCTGCTCGCGCTCGCCATTCCGCGCCGCGACACCAAGCCGCTGGCCAAGGCGCTGCTGCACGAGTTCGGCGGGATCGCCGGGCTGCTCACCGCGGATGCCGAGGCGATCGCGCGCGTGCCGGGGATGGGCGAGACCTCGGTCGCCGCGCTCAAGATCGCACACGCCGCCGCGCTCCGCCTGCTGCGCGGCGAGGTGGCGGCGCGGCCGGTGCTGGCCAACTGGCAGGCGCTGCTCGACTATCTGCGCGCCGACATGGCGCATCACGCGATCGAACGCGTGCGCGTGCTCCACATGAACAGCCGCAACATGCTGATCCGCGACGAGCTGATGCAGGAGGGTTCGGTCGACGAGGCGCCGGTCTATGTCCGCGAGGTGATCCGCCGCGCGATCGACCTGGGCTCGGCGGCGATCATCCTGGTCCACAACCATCCAAGCGGCGATCCCGCTCCGAGCCGCGCCGATATCGAGCTCACCCGCAACATCGTCGAGGCCGGCAAGCGGCTCGGCATCGCCGTGCACGATCATCTCATCATCGGCACCGAGGGCCATTCGAGCCTGCGCTCGATGGGGCTCATGTAG
- a CDS encoding VOC family protein: MIHHVSVGSSDLERSRIFYQAVIPLLGYRLVSEDEQSLDYGSGVFAFSVERPLDGEPATGGNGTHIAFEARNRAAVDAFHREGLAHGGRDAGAPGLRPEYDANYYGAFLFDPDGNKVEAVTYSAT; encoded by the coding sequence ATGATCCACCATGTTTCGGTCGGCAGCAGCGATCTCGAACGCTCGCGCATCTTCTATCAGGCGGTGATCCCGCTGCTCGGCTACCGGCTGGTCAGCGAGGACGAGCAATCGCTCGATTATGGGTCGGGCGTGTTCGCGTTCAGCGTGGAGCGGCCGCTCGACGGCGAGCCCGCAACGGGCGGCAACGGCACGCACATCGCGTTCGAGGCGCGCAATCGCGCGGCGGTCGATGCGTTCCACCGCGAAGGGCTGGCGCATGGCGGCCGCGATGCCGGCGCGCCGGGGCTCAGGCCCGAATATGACGCCAATTACTATGGCGCGTTCCTGTTCGACCCCGACGGCAACAAGGTCGAAGCGGTGACCTATTCGGCTACATGA